Proteins found in one Limnohabitans sp. TEGF004 genomic segment:
- a CDS encoding VOC family protein, with the protein MARPFKVLGIQQIAIGGPDKGRLKKLWVDMFGLEVTGTFQSERENVDEDICAIGAGPFKVEVDLMQPMDIEKKPAVHATPLNHIGLWIDDLPVAVEWLTAQGVRFAPGGIRKGAAGFDITFMHPKANDEFPIGGEGVLIELVQAPPEVVKAFAALAASHA; encoded by the coding sequence ATGGCTCGTCCATTCAAAGTTCTCGGTATTCAACAAATCGCCATCGGCGGCCCTGACAAGGGCCGCTTGAAAAAGCTGTGGGTTGACATGTTTGGCCTCGAAGTCACGGGCACGTTTCAAAGCGAACGCGAGAACGTGGACGAAGACATCTGTGCCATCGGCGCCGGCCCTTTCAAGGTCGAAGTCGATTTGATGCAGCCCATGGACATCGAGAAAAAGCCTGCGGTTCACGCCACGCCGTTGAACCACATTGGCTTGTGGATCGATGACCTGCCCGTGGCTGTGGAATGGCTCACGGCGCAAGGTGTGCGCTTTGCACCCGGCGGCATCCGCAAGGGCGCGGCTGGCTTTGACATCACCTTCATGCACCCCAAGGCGAACGACGAGTTTCCCATTGGTGGTGAAGGCGTGTTGATTGAGCTGGTGCAAGCGCCACCTGAAGTGGTGAAGGCCTTTGCAGCTTTGGCGGCTTCGCACGCTTAA
- the dusA gene encoding tRNA dihydrouridine(20/20a) synthase DusA has translation MNFPDASLWRTSVAPMMDWTDRHCRYFHRLLSRNTLLYTEMVTTGALRHGDTQRHLRFNAEEHPVALQLGGSDAADLAHGAKLGEQWGYNEINLNCGCPSDRVQRGAFGACLMNEPRTVADGVKAMMDVVSIPVTVKHRIGIDRIESYDFVRDFVGTVSDAGCKVFIVHARNAWLDGLSPKENREVPPLRYELGYQLKKDFPNLVIAINGGITTNAQMAEHLQHVDGVMLGREAYYRPWLMTTWDAEFYNDPHETLSREAVEEAMVAYMERAQAEDGCPWYPIARHMLGLFHGQRGARLWRQVWSNHKLKPLPPREVLKIAREALARGAEHPAETN, from the coding sequence ATGAATTTTCCCGATGCCTCGCTTTGGCGCACGTCCGTCGCCCCCATGATGGATTGGACTGATCGCCACTGCCGCTATTTCCACCGCCTGCTCAGCCGCAACACTTTGCTCTACACCGAGATGGTCACCACCGGTGCGCTTCGCCATGGCGATACACAGCGGCATTTGCGCTTCAACGCGGAAGAGCATCCGGTGGCTTTGCAGCTGGGTGGCAGCGACGCGGCTGATTTGGCGCACGGTGCGAAGTTGGGCGAGCAATGGGGCTACAACGAAATCAACCTCAATTGCGGCTGCCCGTCTGACCGAGTGCAGCGTGGCGCGTTTGGCGCGTGTTTGATGAACGAGCCACGCACCGTGGCCGATGGCGTGAAAGCCATGATGGATGTGGTGAGCATTCCTGTCACCGTCAAGCACCGCATTGGCATTGACCGCATCGAGAGCTACGACTTTGTGCGCGACTTTGTGGGTACGGTCAGCGATGCGGGGTGCAAGGTGTTCATCGTGCACGCACGAAATGCGTGGCTCGATGGTTTGAGTCCCAAAGAAAACCGCGAAGTGCCGCCGCTGCGCTACGAGTTGGGTTACCAGCTGAAAAAAGACTTTCCCAACTTGGTGATCGCCATCAACGGCGGCATCACCACCAATGCGCAAATGGCCGAGCACTTGCAGCATGTCGATGGTGTGATGTTGGGGCGCGAAGCCTATTACCGTCCGTGGCTGATGACGACGTGGGATGCCGAGTTTTACAACGACCCGCACGAGACACTCAGCCGCGAAGCGGTGGAGGAGGCGATGGTCGCTTACATGGAGAGAGCTCAAGCAGAAGATGGTTGCCCTTGGTATCCGATTGCACGTCACATGCTAGGGCTATTTCATGGCCAACGCGGTGCGCGTTTGTGGCGTCAGGTATGGAGCAACCACAAGCTCAAACCATTGCCACCGCGTGAAGTGCTGAAAATTGCCCGTGAGGCTTTGGCTCGCGGCGCGGAACATCCCGCAGAAACAAACTGA
- a CDS encoding acetyl/propionyl/methylcrotonyl-CoA carboxylase subunit alpha, with the protein MFTKILIANRGEIACRVIATAHKMGIKTVAVYSEADKEARHVQLADEAVLIGPAASRESYLVADKIIAAAKATGAQAIHPGYGFLSENAEFSKRCEDEGIAFIGPRHFSISAMGDKIESKKLAGAAGVNCIPGYNDAIDTAEEAVKIAQGIGYPVMIKASAGGGGKGLRVAFNDKEAFEGFTSCRNEARNSFGDDRVFIEKFVEEPRHIEIQVLGDSHGNVVFLNERECSIQRRHQKVIEEAPSPFISEATRKAMGEQAVQLAKAVKYQSAGTVEFVVGKDQSFYFLEMNTRLQVEHPVTEAITGLDLVEQMIRVAAGEKLTLTQVDVKRNGWAIECRINAEDPFRNFLPSTGRLVRFQTPKQTMFQGNTADLLGVRVDTGVQDGGEIPMFYDSMIAKLIVHGKDRNDAIAKMREALNGFVIRGISSNIPFQAALLAHPKFVSGDFNTGFIAEQYAHGFRAEDVPHEDHDFLAALAAFVRRKSRERAAGLSGQLPGYDVQIGQDYAVVELGQGGNNRYVLVHVDEFIGKPGVAQITIAGKTYAIESKSRLNDIRIEGTCNGKPFTAQVERGTLKNPLALQVQHNGTRIEALVMSPRMAELHKLMPFKAPPDLSKYVLSPMPGLLVEVSVTPGQKVQAGERVAVIEAMKMENVLFAAADGVVKKVVAAKGESLTVDQMIVEFE; encoded by the coding sequence ATGTTTACAAAAATTCTGATTGCAAACCGTGGCGAAATCGCATGCCGCGTCATCGCCACCGCTCACAAAATGGGCATCAAAACCGTGGCCGTTTACTCTGAAGCCGACAAAGAAGCACGTCATGTGCAACTGGCTGATGAAGCTGTGTTGATTGGCCCAGCGGCCTCGCGCGAGTCTTACCTCGTGGCTGACAAAATCATCGCGGCAGCCAAGGCAACTGGCGCACAAGCTATTCACCCTGGCTACGGCTTTTTGAGTGAGAACGCCGAGTTCTCAAAGCGCTGCGAAGACGAAGGCATTGCCTTCATCGGCCCACGCCACTTCTCAATCTCCGCCATGGGCGACAAGATTGAATCCAAGAAGTTGGCTGGTGCTGCGGGCGTGAACTGCATTCCTGGCTACAACGACGCCATCGACACCGCTGAAGAAGCGGTGAAGATTGCCCAAGGCATTGGCTACCCCGTCATGATCAAGGCCTCAGCTGGTGGCGGTGGTAAAGGCTTGCGCGTTGCATTCAACGACAAAGAGGCCTTTGAAGGTTTCACCTCTTGCCGTAATGAAGCTCGCAATAGCTTTGGCGATGACCGCGTGTTCATCGAGAAGTTTGTCGAAGAGCCGCGCCACATCGAAATCCAAGTGCTGGGCGACAGCCACGGCAACGTGGTGTTCTTGAACGAGCGCGAGTGCTCGATTCAACGCCGTCACCAAAAAGTGATTGAAGAAGCGCCATCACCCTTCATCAGCGAAGCCACGCGCAAAGCCATGGGCGAGCAAGCCGTGCAGTTGGCCAAGGCGGTGAAATACCAATCCGCAGGTACGGTGGAGTTTGTGGTCGGCAAAGACCAAAGCTTCTACTTCCTCGAGATGAACACACGTTTGCAGGTGGAACACCCTGTGACCGAAGCCATCACAGGCCTCGACTTGGTCGAGCAAATGATTCGCGTGGCAGCAGGTGAAAAACTCACACTGACGCAAGTCGATGTCAAACGCAATGGTTGGGCTATTGAGTGCCGTATCAACGCCGAAGACCCGTTCCGCAACTTCTTGCCTTCCACTGGCCGTTTGGTGCGTTTCCAAACGCCAAAACAAACCATGTTCCAAGGCAACACCGCTGACTTGCTCGGCGTGCGTGTGGACACCGGTGTGCAAGACGGTGGCGAGATTCCGATGTTCTACGACTCGATGATCGCCAAGCTCATCGTGCACGGCAAAGACCGCAACGACGCGATTGCCAAAATGCGCGAAGCACTGAACGGCTTTGTGATTCGCGGCATCAGCTCGAACATCCCATTCCAAGCCGCTTTGTTGGCGCATCCCAAGTTTGTCTCGGGTGACTTCAACACGGGCTTCATTGCTGAGCAATACGCGCACGGCTTCCGCGCTGAAGACGTGCCACACGAAGACCACGACTTCTTGGCTGCCTTGGCTGCGTTTGTGCGTCGTAAATCTCGCGAACGTGCCGCAGGTTTGAGCGGTCAGCTGCCTGGCTACGACGTGCAAATTGGTCAAGACTACGCAGTGGTCGAGTTGGGCCAAGGCGGCAACAACCGCTACGTGTTAGTGCATGTGGACGAGTTCATCGGCAAACCCGGTGTGGCGCAAATCACCATCGCTGGAAAAACTTACGCGATCGAAAGCAAGTCACGTTTGAACGATATTCGCATCGAAGGCACTTGCAACGGCAAGCCTTTCACAGCGCAAGTCGAGCGCGGCACTTTGAAAAACCCATTGGCTTTGCAAGTGCAGCACAACGGCACGCGCATCGAAGCTTTGGTGATGTCGCCACGCATGGCCGAGTTGCACAAGCTCATGCCATTCAAAGCACCACCAGACTTGAGTAAGTACGTGTTGTCGCCCATGCCTGGCTTGTTGGTCGAAGTGTCTGTGACACCTGGCCAAAAAGTGCAAGCGGGTGAGCGCGTCGCCGTCATCGAAGCGATGAAGATGGAAAACGTGTTGTTTGCAGCTGCAGACGGCGTGGTCAAAAAAGTGGTGGCCGCTAAGGGCGAATCATTGACTGTGGACCAGATGATTGTGGAGTTCGAATAA
- the scpA gene encoding methylmalonyl-CoA mutase, translated as MSQKPTEFNAANLEAWAKAAAKSAPGGDVNALNWKTLDGISVKPLYTAEDTQNLPYANTLPGFEPYVRGPQATMYSVRPWTIRQYAGFSTAEESNAFYRKALAAGGQGVSVAFDLATHRGYDSDHPRVTGDVGKAGVAIDSVEDMKILFNEIPLDKVSVSMTMNGAVLPVLAGYVVAAEEQGVSQELLSGTIQNDILKEFMVRNTYIYPPEPSMKIIGDIIGYTAKHMPKFNSISISGYHMQEAGANQALELAFTLADGKEYVKTAIASGLDVDAFAGRLSFFWAVGMNFYLEIAKMRAARLLWCRIMKGFDAKNSKSLMLRTHSQTSGWSLTEQDPYNNVVRTTIEAMAAVFGGTQSLHTNSFDEAIALPTEFSSRIARNTQLIIQEETHITNVIDPWAGSYMMESLTQEMADKAWAIIEEVEAMGGMTKAVDSGWAKLKIEAAAAEKQARIDSGKDVIVGVNKYKLAKEDPIETLSIDNVRVRDGQIERLQKIKATRDTAKVEAALAALTQSAETGEGNLLDLSIKAIRLRATVGEVSDALEKVFGRHRADTQKVTGVYAAAYDDGENVGDTMEYWNALKTDIAAFAEDHGRRPRVMISKLGQDGHDRGAKVVATAFADLGYDVDMGPLFQTPEECARQAIENDVHAVGVSTLAAGHKTLVPAIIAELQKQGADDIIVFVGGVIPRQDYDFLYEAGVKGIYGPGTPIPASAKDVLEQIKKAVG; from the coding sequence ATGAGCCAAAAGCCAACCGAATTCAACGCCGCCAACCTCGAAGCATGGGCCAAAGCCGCTGCTAAATCAGCCCCAGGCGGCGACGTCAACGCCCTGAACTGGAAGACTTTGGACGGTATCAGCGTCAAGCCGTTGTACACCGCTGAAGACACCCAAAACCTCCCTTACGCCAACACATTGCCAGGCTTCGAGCCCTATGTGCGCGGCCCGCAAGCCACCATGTACTCGGTGCGTCCATGGACGATTCGCCAATACGCAGGCTTCTCCACCGCAGAAGAATCCAACGCGTTCTACCGCAAGGCTTTGGCCGCCGGTGGTCAAGGCGTGTCGGTCGCGTTTGACTTGGCCACCCACCGTGGCTATGACTCAGACCACCCCCGTGTGACAGGCGACGTGGGCAAGGCCGGCGTGGCGATTGACTCGGTGGAAGACATGAAGATCTTGTTTAACGAAATTCCGTTGGACAAAGTGTCGGTCTCTATGACCATGAACGGCGCGGTGCTGCCTGTGCTGGCTGGCTACGTGGTGGCCGCTGAAGAGCAGGGCGTGAGCCAAGAGTTGTTGTCTGGCACGATTCAGAACGACATTCTGAAAGAGTTCATGGTGCGCAACACCTACATCTACCCGCCTGAGCCTTCGATGAAGATCATTGGCGACATCATTGGCTACACCGCCAAGCACATGCCCAAGTTCAACTCGATCTCGATTTCGGGTTACCACATGCAAGAGGCCGGTGCCAACCAAGCCTTGGAATTGGCTTTCACCTTGGCCGACGGCAAAGAGTATGTGAAGACCGCCATTGCATCAGGCTTGGATGTGGACGCCTTCGCGGGCCGCTTGTCGTTCTTCTGGGCGGTGGGCATGAACTTCTATTTGGAAATTGCCAAGATGCGCGCCGCACGTTTGCTGTGGTGCCGCATCATGAAGGGCTTTGACGCCAAGAACTCCAAGAGCTTGATGCTGCGCACGCACAGCCAAACTTCTGGCTGGTCACTCACCGAGCAAGACCCCTACAACAACGTGGTGCGTACCACCATCGAAGCCATGGCTGCGGTGTTTGGTGGCACACAGTCACTGCACACCAACTCGTTTGACGAAGCGATTGCTTTGCCGACCGAGTTTTCGTCACGCATTGCCCGCAACACCCAGCTCATCATTCAAGAAGAGACCCACATCACCAACGTGATTGATCCATGGGCCGGCTCGTACATGATGGAGTCGCTCACCCAAGAAATGGCTGACAAAGCCTGGGCCATCATCGAAGAAGTCGAGGCCATGGGCGGCATGACCAAAGCCGTGGACAGCGGTTGGGCCAAGCTAAAGATCGAAGCTGCTGCCGCTGAAAAGCAAGCGCGCATCGACTCTGGCAAAGACGTCATCGTGGGCGTGAACAAATACAAACTCGCCAAAGAAGATCCGATCGAAACCCTGTCGATTGACAACGTCCGCGTGCGCGACGGTCAGATTGAGCGTTTGCAAAAAATCAAAGCAACACGCGACACTGCCAAGGTGGAAGCTGCATTGGCCGCGTTGACGCAATCAGCTGAAACTGGCGAAGGCAACTTGCTCGACTTGTCCATCAAGGCCATTCGCCTGCGCGCCACAGTGGGCGAGGTGAGTGACGCACTCGAAAAAGTGTTTGGCCGCCACCGCGCTGACACCCAAAAGGTCACGGGTGTGTACGCCGCTGCGTATGACGATGGCGAAAACGTGGGAGACACCATGGAATACTGGAATGCCCTCAAGACCGACATTGCTGCGTTTGCCGAAGACCATGGTCGTCGTCCTCGCGTGATGATTTCCAAGTTGGGCCAAGACGGCCACGACCGTGGTGCCAAAGTGGTGGCCACTGCGTTTGCCGACCTCGGCTACGACGTGGACATGGGCCCCTTGTTCCAAACACCTGAAGAGTGCGCTCGCCAAGCCATTGAAAACGACGTGCACGCCGTAGGTGTGTCAACACTCGCTGCTGGCCACAAAACCTTGGTGCCCGCCATCATTGCTGAGTTGCAGAAGCAAGGCGCTGACGACATCATCGTGTTCGTGGGCGGCGTGATTCCACGTCAAGACTACGACTTCTTGTACGAAGCGGGCGTCAAAGGCATCTACGGCCCAGGCACCCCCATTCCAGCCAGCGCCAAAGACGTGTTGGAGCAAATCAAAAAGGCCGTTGGGTGA
- a CDS encoding acyl-CoA carboxylase subunit beta, with protein sequence MQDIIEQLEQKRAAARLGGGQKRIDAQHAKGKLTARERIEVLLDEGTFEEWDMFVEHRCTDFGMDGDKIPGDGVVTGYGMINGRLVFVFSQDFTVLGGSLSETHAEKICKIMDQAMKVGAPVIGLNDSGGARIQEGVAALGGYADVFQRNVMASGVVPQISMIMGPSAGGAVYSPALTDFIFMVKDTSYMFVTGPDVVKTVTHEEVTAEELGGALTHTTKSGVADMAFENDVEALLMLRRLYNYLPLNNKEKAPVRVSGDPSSRMDMSLDTLVPENPNKAYDMKELILKTVDDGDFFELQPDYAKNILIGFARMEGQTVGIVANQPLVLAGCLDIKSSIKAARFVRFCDAFNIPVITFVDVPGFMPGTSQEYGGIIKHGAKLLYAYAECTVPKITVITRKAYGGAYDVMASKHLRGDVNFAWPNAEIAVMGAKGAVEIIFREDKNDPEKLAAREAEYKARFANPFVAGARGFIDDVIQPHETRKRICRSLVMLKDKKIENPWRKHGNIPL encoded by the coding sequence ATGCAAGACATCATCGAACAACTGGAACAAAAGCGCGCTGCGGCTCGCTTAGGTGGCGGCCAAAAGCGCATTGATGCGCAGCACGCCAAAGGCAAACTCACAGCACGCGAGCGCATCGAAGTGTTGTTGGACGAAGGCACCTTCGAAGAGTGGGACATGTTTGTTGAACACCGTTGCACCGACTTCGGTATGGACGGCGACAAAATTCCAGGTGACGGCGTAGTCACTGGCTACGGCATGATCAATGGCCGTTTGGTGTTTGTGTTCAGCCAAGACTTCACCGTGCTGGGTGGTTCGCTGTCTGAAACGCATGCCGAAAAAATCTGCAAGATCATGGACCAAGCCATGAAGGTTGGCGCACCTGTGATTGGTTTGAACGATTCGGGCGGTGCGCGTATTCAAGAAGGTGTCGCCGCATTGGGCGGCTACGCCGACGTGTTCCAACGCAACGTCATGGCCAGCGGTGTGGTGCCACAGATCAGCATGATCATGGGCCCATCAGCGGGTGGTGCGGTGTATTCACCCGCCTTGACCGACTTCATCTTCATGGTCAAAGACACGTCCTACATGTTTGTGACCGGTCCTGATGTGGTCAAGACTGTGACCCACGAAGAAGTGACAGCCGAAGAATTGGGTGGCGCTCTGACACACACCACCAAGAGCGGCGTGGCTGACATGGCTTTTGAGAACGACGTGGAAGCCTTGCTCATGCTGCGTCGCCTCTACAACTACCTGCCACTCAACAACAAAGAAAAAGCACCTGTGCGCGTCAGCGGTGATCCATCGAGCCGCATGGACATGAGCTTGGATACTTTGGTGCCTGAGAACCCCAACAAAGCCTACGACATGAAAGAGCTCATCCTCAAAACTGTGGATGACGGCGACTTCTTTGAGCTGCAACCCGACTACGCCAAAAACATCCTGATCGGCTTTGCCCGCATGGAAGGCCAAACCGTCGGCATCGTGGCCAACCAACCTTTGGTGTTGGCAGGTTGCTTGGACATCAAGAGCTCCATCAAGGCCGCACGTTTTGTTCGCTTCTGCGATGCGTTCAACATTCCCGTCATCACCTTTGTGGACGTGCCCGGCTTCATGCCCGGTACCTCACAAGAGTACGGCGGCATCATCAAGCACGGCGCCAAGTTGCTGTACGCGTATGCCGAGTGCACGGTGCCAAAAATCACCGTCATCACACGCAAAGCCTACGGCGGTGCGTATGACGTGATGGCCTCTAAGCACTTGCGCGGCGACGTGAACTTTGCTTGGCCTAACGCCGAAATCGCAGTGATGGGTGCCAAGGGTGCGGTGGAAATCATCTTCCGCGAAGACAAAAACGATCCAGAAAAACTGGCTGCCCGCGAAGCCGAATACAAAGCCCGCTTTGCCAACCCCTTCGTGGCTGGCGCACGCGGCTTCATCGACGACGTGATTCAACCGCACGAAACACGCAAGCGCATCTGCCGCTCGCTGGTGATGTTGAAAGACAAGAAGATCGAAAACCCATGGCGCAAGCACGGCAATATTCCGCTCTAA
- the meaB gene encoding methylmalonyl Co-A mutase-associated GTPase MeaB, with product MTPAQLLDGLLQGNPPVQRRAMAKAITLLESTRTDHRASADELLTAMLPHTGKSFRLGISGVPGVGKSTFIEALGLYLIGQGHRVAVLTIDPSSTVSGGSILGDKTRMEFLSVHDQAYIRPSPSSGTLGGVAEKTRESMLVCEAAGYDVVIVETVGVGQSETAVANMTDMFVLLQLPNAGDDLQAIKKGVMEIADLVVINKADIDAIAATRAELQITSALQLLGMHGGSGHAHRNIEVWHPKVVQLSALLGQGVDVFWAAVGEFQTIQKQNGRFSERRQNQALSWMWERIDAGLKQNFRAQPRVQTLLPQLSQQVAAGQLAASTASRQLLSAYQAQG from the coding sequence GTGACGCCTGCACAGTTGCTCGATGGACTGTTGCAGGGCAACCCGCCCGTGCAACGCCGTGCGATGGCCAAAGCAATCACCTTGCTGGAGTCCACGCGCACGGATCATCGCGCATCTGCGGATGAGTTACTCACCGCCATGTTGCCGCACACGGGCAAGTCGTTTCGACTGGGCATCAGTGGTGTGCCGGGTGTGGGCAAGTCCACCTTTATCGAAGCGTTGGGTTTGTATTTGATTGGTCAAGGCCACCGTGTGGCGGTGTTGACTATTGACCCATCGTCGACAGTATCTGGCGGCTCCATTTTGGGTGACAAGACCCGCATGGAGTTTTTGAGTGTGCACGACCAAGCCTACATTCGACCCAGCCCATCGAGTGGCACCTTGGGTGGTGTGGCCGAAAAAACGCGTGAGTCGATGTTGGTCTGCGAAGCCGCAGGTTACGACGTGGTGATTGTGGAAACCGTGGGTGTGGGCCAAAGCGAAACCGCTGTGGCCAACATGACCGATATGTTTGTGTTGCTGCAGTTGCCCAATGCAGGCGACGATTTGCAAGCCATCAAAAAAGGCGTGATGGAGATTGCCGATTTGGTGGTCATCAACAAAGCAGACATCGACGCCATCGCAGCCACACGTGCCGAGCTGCAAATCACCAGCGCTTTGCAGTTGTTGGGCATGCACGGTGGCTCGGGCCACGCGCACCGCAACATCGAGGTGTGGCACCCCAAGGTGGTGCAACTCAGCGCGTTACTGGGCCAAGGCGTGGATGTATTTTGGGCAGCGGTGGGTGAGTTTCAAACCATTCAAAAACAAAACGGCCGCTTCTCTGAGCGCCGCCAAAACCAAGCCCTGTCATGGATGTGGGAACGCATCGATGCAGGCTTGAAACAAAACTTTAGAGCGCAGCCGCGTGTGCAAACGTTGCTGCCCCAATTGAGTCAACAAGTCGCGGCGGGCCAGCTGGCCGCCTCGACGGCTTCCCGTCAACTGCTCAGCGCTTATCAAGCGCAGGGTTAA
- a CDS encoding GntR family transcriptional regulator: protein MSAVTLTPRALYEEVAELLRQRIFAAELEPGSWIDEMRLAEEYGISRTPMREALKVLAAEGLVTMKVRRGAYVTEVNEKDQRDVYHLLSLLESDAAGVVAKDASDEQLKDLQALHAELTAAVADREKFFEINERFHMRLLEIANNRWRDQMVADLRKVMKLNRHNSLFKNGRLEESLKEHQAIMDALMARDAALTVQRMNEHFANGLEAAS, encoded by the coding sequence ATGTCCGCCGTCACCCTCACCCCTCGCGCCCTGTACGAAGAAGTCGCTGAACTGCTGCGTCAGCGTATTTTTGCGGCCGAATTAGAGCCCGGCAGCTGGATTGACGAGATGCGCTTGGCCGAGGAATACGGCATCAGCCGCACGCCCATGCGCGAAGCCCTCAAGGTGCTGGCCGCTGAAGGCTTGGTGACCATGAAAGTGCGCCGCGGTGCGTATGTGACCGAGGTCAACGAAAAAGACCAACGCGATGTGTACCACCTGCTCTCTTTGCTGGAGTCAGATGCTGCAGGCGTGGTGGCCAAAGACGCCAGCGATGAGCAGCTCAAAGATTTGCAAGCCCTGCACGCCGAGCTCACGGCCGCTGTGGCTGACCGAGAAAAGTTCTTTGAAATCAACGAGCGCTTTCACATGCGCTTGCTGGAAATCGCCAACAACCGTTGGCGCGACCAAATGGTGGCGGACTTGCGCAAGGTGATGAAGCTCAACCGTCACAACTCGTTGTTCAAAAACGGCCGCCTCGAAGAATCGCTCAAAGAGCACCAAGCCATCATGGATGCGTTGATGGCACGTGACGCAGCACTGACGGTGCAGCGCATGAACGAACACTTTGCCAACGGCTTAGAGGCCGCCAGCTAA